Proteins co-encoded in one Anguilla anguilla isolate fAngAng1 chromosome 16, fAngAng1.pri, whole genome shotgun sequence genomic window:
- the LOC118214692 gene encoding cytochrome c oxidase subunit 5A, mitochondrial, whose protein sequence is MFRAAVQLSVSGVRSLARSRPSYTAPLASRCYSHGKQETDEEFDARWVTYFNKPDIDAWELRKGMNTLIGYDLVPEPKIIDAALRACRRLNDLASAVRILEAVKNKAGPHKDIYPYLIQELRPTLDELGVPTPEELGIDKV, encoded by the exons ATGTTCAGAGCTGCAGTCCAACTTTCAGTCTCCGGGGTTCGGAGTTTGGCACGATCTCGACCTTCATATACAG ctcCATTGGCATCCCGCTGTTATTCTCATGGCAAGCAAGAGACGGACGAAGAGTTTGATGCCCGCTGGGTCACCTATTTCAACAAGCCGGACATTGATGCCTGGGAGCTAAGGAAAG GCATGAATACTCTGATTGGTTATGACCTGGTACCAGAACCAAAGATCATTGACGCAGCTTTGCGAGCTTGTCGGAGGTTAAATGACCTGGCCAGTGCTGTCCGTATCCTCGAGGCAGTCAAG AATAAGGCTGGCCCTCACAAAGATATATACCCGTACTTGATTCAAGAACTGCGGCCCACTCTGGATGAACTGGGCGTCCCCACACCCGAAGAGCTTGGCATTGACAAAGTATAG
- the LOC118215583 gene encoding ribonuclease P protein subunit p25-like protein, with translation MEVRVTQDAFLPFRGQIHSGQPSAACSGTAGGVDLATPPFPTPTVPPAPPRPGQQGGFRKVCRTEEASPCPFPGLAAGVLQMRVKEGSKIRNLMGFAMARMQVEGGEGGQGGRGAGGAARQIVFAGSGRAVTKTITCAEIMKRKVQGLHQVTKLHYKGVQEVWESQEGGASEMTVHRTVPSISILLSKDPLDPQEPGYQPPAAVSALWEAPSQEEKEGRELPLTANKRPYHPSTHPSQTDTKRVCLMDRSHQC, from the coding sequence ATGGAGGTCAGGGTGACCCAGGATGCATTTCTTCCTTTCCGGGGGCAGATACATAGCGGACAGCCCTCTGCTGCATGCAGCGGCACTGCCGGTGGCGTGGATTTAGCCACaccacccttccccacccctacagtcccccctgcccctcccagaCCGGGGCAGCAGGGTGGCTTCAGGAAGGTGTGCCGCACCGAGGAGGCCAGCCCATGCCCCTTCCCGGGGCTGGCGGCGGGCGTGCTGCAGATGCGGGTGAAGGAGGGCAGCAAGATCCGTAACCTGATGGGCTTTGCCATGGCCCGCATGCAGGTGGAGGGCGGGGAGGGCGGGCAGGGCGGGCGGGGTGCCGGAGGGGCGGCGAGGCAGATCGTTTTCGCAGGCTCCGGCCGCGCGGTCACAAAGACCATCACCTGCGCGGAGATCATGAAGCGTAAGGTGCAGGGGCTGCACCAGGTCACCAAGCTGCACTACAAGGGCGTGCAGGAGGTGTGGGAGAGCCAGGAGGGCGGAGCCTCCGAAATGACCGTGCACAGGACCGTCCCGTCCATCAGCATACTCCTCTCCAAAGACCCACTGGACCCCCAGGAGCCCGGCTACCAGCCCCCCGCGGCCGTCAGCGCTCTCTGGGAGGCACCGTcccaggaggagaaggaaggaagagagCTCCCCCTGACCGCAAACAAGAGGCCCTATCATCCCTCAACCCATCCCAGCCAGACTGACACTAAAAGAGTCTGTTTAATGGACAGGTCTCATCAGTGCTGA